TCAGAATGTCCAGTATGCGGTGCAGAAATTGTTTTAGAACGCGGAACCGTTAAAGGAGAATTAATTGAATGTACAGATTGTGGAACAGAGCTAGAAGTTGTTAGTGTTAATCCAATAATTGTTACAGAAGCTCCGCAAGAAGAAGAAGACTGGGGAGAATAATTGCTTCAAATACTTGATACAACTCTTCGCGAGGGAGAACAAACTCCCGGAGTTTATTTTAATCGTCATATCAAACTTGCAGTTGCAAGAATGCTGGATGAAATTGGAATTGATATTATTGAAACCGGACATCCGGCAGTTACCTCTGAAATATATGATTCGGTGAAAACTATAGCTCATGGTGGATTTAATGCAATAATTGGTGCTCAT
The nucleotide sequence above comes from Ignavibacteriota bacterium. Encoded proteins:
- the lysW gene encoding lysine biosynthesis protein LysW; its protein translation is MSECPVCGAEIVLERGTVKGELIECTDCGTELEVVSVNPIIVTEAPQEEEDWGE